One Phaseolus vulgaris cultivar G19833 chromosome 4, P. vulgaris v2.0, whole genome shotgun sequence DNA window includes the following coding sequences:
- the LOC137838476 gene encoding uncharacterized protein, with product MVSPFIYLGMPVGGSHKRGAFWNGVLEKVQARLSRWKGRSLSMAGRICLIRSVLSSIPLFFMSLFKLPAGVARKLIRLQRDFLWGWGADERKIAWVSWNLACKPREFGGLGIIDPKLFNLALLGKWIWRLGSVEVGLWKEVLLSKYGGWRSLGVEGKDRSCSLWWKDLKEVWSTEGWGRSFEDSFEWKVGDGKDIYFWKDRWLKGEALKNVYPRLFSISSNKDAKLLECGYWSNGRWVWKLAWRRSFFEWENPMAEQLGQLLVGVGVAQERLIVGFGRKDNEADSLLVFSKIWRSKAVPSTALLAWRVLENKLATRVNLSRRGVQLESLRWLGVLFVAHNEPRFNFDQFRLILPSKTGHIKTDCPGNQAKDKSASKKVERSKGRRAYISWEENEVSSTSSSSTENEENNMCFMMKDEESISDSVSEFSVDSDNYDQLLAAFKETHDEANRVATYTSSYTSFSIMSLLVHNSVFLSSYDFSVSENVLTVFPYYN from the exons ATGGTATCTCCTTTCATTTACCTGGGAATGCCAGTTGGAGGGAGTCATAAACGCGGCGCGTTCTGGAACGGGGTGCTAGAGAAAGTGCAGGCGAGATTAAGCAGGTGGAAGGGAAGAAGTTTGTCGATGGCTGGGAGGATTTGTCTGATAAGGTCAGTCCTTTCTTCCATCCCATTATTCTTTATGTCGCTATTCAAATTGCCTGCTGGGGTGGCACGGAAGTTGATCAGGCTACAAAGGGATTTTCTATGGGGTTGGGGTGCAGACGAAAGGAAGATTGCTTGGGTTTCATGGAACTTGGCTTGTAAGCCTCGTGAGTTTGGGGGTCTAGGGATCATAGACCCAAAGCTGTTTAACTTAGCTTTGCTGGGGAAGTGGATCTGGAGGTTGGGTTCGGTTGAGGTCGGTCTTTGGAAGGAAGTTCTTTTGTCTAAGTATGGTGGGTGGAGATCTCTGGGAGTGGAGGGTAAAGATAGGAGTTGctctctttggtggaaagatttgaaggaAGTGTGGTCGACGGAAGGGTGGGGGAGAAGTTTCGAAGACAGTTTTGAGTGGAAAGTAGGTGATGGGAAGGATATTTATTTCTGGAAGGATAGATGGTTGAAGGGCGAGGCGTTGAAAAATGTATACCCAAGATTGTTCTCTATTAGCTCTAACAAAGACGCAAAATTGTTGGAGTGTGGGTATTGGTCTAATGGAAGATGGGTTTGGAAACtagcttggagaaggtctttCTTTGAGTGGGAGAATCCGATGGCGGAGCAGTTGGGTCAACTCCTGGTTGGGGTTGGGGTGGCCCAGGAGAGACTGATAGTTGGGTTTGGAAG GAAGGACAACGAGGCGGATTCTTTGTTGGTTTTTAGTAAGATATGGAGGAGTAAGGCTGTGCCTTCTACAGCTCTTTTGGCTTGGAGAGTGTTGGAAAACAAGCTTGCTACTAGGGTTAATCTTAGTAGAAGAGGGGTGCAATTAGAAAGCTTGAG GTGGCTTGGGGTTCTATTCGTGGCTCATAATGAGCCAAGGTTTAACTTCGATCAGTTCAGGTTGATTCTTCCTTCTAAGACGG ggcacatcaaaacagattgtccaggcAATCAAGCAAAGGACAAATCTGCTAGCAAGAAAGTTgaaagaagcaagggaagaagagcttacatctcatgggaagaaaatgaagtatcttcaaccagcagctcttcaactgaGAATGAGGAAAACAAtatgtgcttcatgatgaaggatgaggagtcaatctctgattcagtaagtgaatTTTCTGtggattctgataactatgatcaattgcttgctgctttcaaggaaacacatgatgaagcaaatagggtagct